A stretch of the Ornithorhynchus anatinus isolate Pmale09 unplaced genomic scaffold, mOrnAna1.pri.v4 scaffold_578_arrow_ctg1, whole genome shotgun sequence genome encodes the following:
- the ORNANAV1R3277 gene encoding vomeronasal 1 receptor ornAnaV1R3277 — MDVRDISFGTVVLLQTSTGLSVNVFLLLFYIHLISFSHRISSSDLIYTHLALANTIIFFTCGISETISAWGGRNFLGGIGCKIILYIYRVSRGLVICTTCLLSIFQAITISPGTSRWAGVKSKLHKCIVPSFVFFWVLNLLIDINTLIYAADPQNSTSVCITYDLNYCSIIILSTEVALVNAIFLSGRDLIFVVIMSMASGYMVIVLHRHHRQVRHLHRPILSPRQMPEVRAAKRVIVLVTLYVLLYSRQSIMLSVLLNMKEKSPLLVKAHQLLAFTFSSVCPFLVIYSDRRVRILWKRESPVHKVDLS; from the coding sequence ATGGACGTCCGTGACATTTCCTTTGGGACTGTGGTGCTGTTACAGACCAGCACTGGGCTGTCAGtaaatgtcttcctcctcctgttttatatCCACTTGATCTCCTTCAGTCACAGGATCAGCTCCTCAGACTTGATCTATACCCATTTGGCCTTGGCCAACACCATCATTTTCTTCACTTGTGGAATCTCAGAGACCATTTCtgcatggggagggagaaatttcTTGGGCGGGATTGGATGTAAAATCATTTTATATATTTACCGGGTGTCCCGAGGACTtgtcatctgcaccacctgcctcctgagcatcttccaggctaTCACTATCAGTCCCGGTACCTCCCGGTGGGCAGGAGTCAAATCTAAATTACACAAGTGCATTGTCCCCTCCTTTGTCTTTTTCTGGGTCCTCAATTTGCTCATCGACATTAATACACTGATCTATGCAGCTGACCCCCAGAACAGCACCAGCGTTTGCATTACATATGATCTTAATTATTGTTCAATAATCATTCTTAGTACGGAGGTTGCCCTGGTAAATGCTATTTTCCTTTCTGGACGTGATCTGATATTTGTAGTGATCATGAGCatggccagcggctacatggtcattgtcctgcacaggcaccaccggcaggtccgacACCTCCAcaggcccatcctctcccccaggcAGATGCCCGAGGTCCGAGCTGCCAAGAGGGTCATCGTCCTGGTCACCCTCTATGTCCTCCTTTACAGCCGCCAGTCCATCATGTTGAGTGTTTTActcaacatgaaagaaaagtctCCTCTGCTGGTGAAAGCCCACCAGCTTTTGGCATTCACCTTCTCATCTGTCTGTCCATTCCTGGTGATTTACAGTGACAGGAGGGTGAGAATActctggaaaagggaatctccCGTGCACAAAGTGGATCTTTCATAG